The DNA window ATTGGGTAGACTAATAATAATCATGCatgagttattaggtagactaataataataatcatgtatgatTTATTGGGAAGAGTAATAATAATCATGCatgagttattaggtagactaataataataatcatgtatgagttattaggtagactaataataataatcatgtatgagttattaggtagactaataataataatcatgtatgatTTATTGGGTAGACTAATAATAATCATGCatgagttattaggtagactaataataataataataatgtatgagttattaggtagactaataataataatcttgtatgagttattaggtagactaataataatcatcatgtatgagttattaggtagactaataataataatcatgtatgagTTATTgggtagactaataataataatcatgtatgatTTATTGGGTAGACTAATAATAATCATGCatgagttattaggtagactaataataataataataatgtatgagttattaggtagactaataataataatcttgtatgagttattaggtagactaataataatcatcatgtatgagttattaggtagactaataataataatcatgtatgagTTATTgggtagactaataataataatcatgtatgagttattaggtagactaacaataataataataatgtatgagtTATCAGGTAGACTAATAATAACAAACACACCTTTCCTTGGCGAGCACAGAAAGAGCCTGCAACAAGATGGGTACCACGGTCTGGTCCAGGTAAGCCCGGGTGGGAAGAGCCTGCAGGTCCACTTTGTTCTTGGACATCTTGTCACTGCTCGTCTTCTCCTGCTCCAATGTCCTCTGAACACACACAAGTGTGTGATGCACTGCATGCACACTGTgtctacctgtgtgtgtgtacctgtgtgtgcgtgtacctgtgtgtgtgtatctgtgcgTATGTAcgtgtacctgtgtgtgtgtgtacctgtgtgtgtgtacctgtgcgtatgtacgtgtgtgtgtacctgtgtgtgtgtgcgtatgtacgtgtgtgtgtgtgtataagtgtgtgtgtgtgtatgtgtaagtgtgtgtgtatgtgtatgttaccTGGATGTTGTCCGTCAAGCCAAACTCTGCATGTGGATTCTCGCTGGCCTGCTGGAACGTGaaagacaacaacaaaacaagTGATGCTAAGCTAGGCTAATAAGAAACAAGTGATGCTAAGCTAGGCTAATAAGACAACAGGGATGCTAAGCTAGCCTAATAAGAAACAAGTGATGCTAAGCTAGGCTAATAAGAAACAAGTGGTGCTAAACTAGGCTAATAAGAACCAAGTGATGCTAAACTAGGCTAAAAGGGAACAAGTGGTGCTAAACTAGGCTAGAAACAAGTGATGCTAAACTAGGCTAAAAGGGAACAAGTGATGCTAAACTAGGCTTGAAAGCAAGTGATGCTAAACTAGGCTAAAAGGGAACAAGTTATGCTAAACTAGGCTAGAAAGAACCAACTAATAAGAAACAAGTGATGCTAAACTAGGCTAAAAGGGAACAAGTGGTGCTAAACTAGGCTAGAAACAAGTGATGCTAAACTAGGCTAAAAGGGAACAAGTGATGCTAAACTAGGCTAGAAAGCAAGTGATGCTAAACTAGGCTAAAAGGGAACAAATGATGCTAAAATAGGCTAGAAATAACCAACTAATAAGAAACAAGTGATGCTAAACTAGGCTAAAATAGAACACGTGATGCTAGACTAGGCTAATAAGAACCAAGTGATGCTAAACTAGGCTAGAAAGAACCAACTAATAAGAAACAAGTGATGCTAAACTAGGCTAAAATGGAACAAGTGATGCTCAACTAGGCTAAAATGGAACAAGTGATGCTAGACTAGGCTAAAAAGAACCAAGTGGTGCTAAACTAGGCTAGAAAGAACCAACTAATAAGAAACAAGTGATGCTAAACTAGGCTAAAATGGAACAAGTGATGCTAGACTAGGCTAATAAGAACCAAGTGATGCTAAACTAGGCTAGAAAGAACCAACTAATAAGAAACAAGTGATGCTAAACTAGGCTAAAATGGAACAAGTGATGCTAGACTAGGCTAAAAAGAACCAAGTGGTGCTAAACTAGGCTAGAAAGAAACAAGTGGTGATAAACTAGGCTAAAAGGGAACAAGTGGTGCTAAACTAGGCTAAAAGGGAACAAGCGATGCTAAACTAGGCTAGAAAGAAACAAGTGATGCTAAACTAGGCTAAAAGGGAACAAGTGGTGTTAAACTATGCTAAAAGGGAACAAGTGATGCTAGACTAGGCTAAAAAGAACCAAGTGGTGCTAAACTAGGCTAGAAAGAACCAACTAATAAGAAACAAGTGATGTTAAACTAGGCTAAAAGGGAACAAGTGGTGCTAGACTAGGCTAAAAAGAACCAAGTGGTGCTAAACTAAGCTAGAAAGAACCAAGTGGTGCTAAACTAGGCTAGAAAGAAACAAGTGGTGCTAAACTAGGCTAGAAAGAAACAAGTGGTGCTAAACTAGGCTAAAAGGGAACAAGTTATGCTAAACTAGGCtaggaaaaaaaaggaataatgcTAAGCAAGCCTAACAGAGTtagaaattagaaatggtcacagctgatgaggtgctttaaaaattgagcgtgctccacccaaacaaggccaccggccttgataatattcctcagagactctgcctccatcattgccccaatcatcacgcacataataaacctctcaattaaacaaggccaagtaccaaaagatttcaagacAGCAAGAGTAagtcccctctttaaaaaaggaagcaaattggaacctggcaactaccgacctgtttctattctcagttccatttcgaaagtaatggaaaaaatagtttatgaacaggtcgatagttaccttgccactaataaactcatgtacaaattccaatctggcttcagaactaaccactccactgacacatgccttctctatctgagcgaccacatcaaacatgaggtggacgcgggcaaatactgcggcatggtcatgctggaccttcagaaggcctttgacaccgttaaccacgctatactgttggataaactcagagcaatcggatttgataaaacctcatggagctggatgcaatcttacttggaggggaggaagcaggtggtagaggtgaacggcaccgtgtcccccccctctcggggagctgtggagtcccccaaggcagtatattggggcctttactgttcctaatatacataaacgacttgtcatcggcatgtgactgtgaattgttcttgtttgcggatgactctgccctgctcgTATcaggcaaggacaagtcacaggtggagaaaatcctcagtgctgagctctgtagaacttgcacctggcttgctgacaacaagctatccatacacttgggtaaaacggaatccatcctgtttgggtcccatatcaaccttaagaaagtcaatgacttcactataaaagtgggtgacattgttatcaccaggaaagatgaggtcacctacctaggttccattctagaggctaacctttcctgtgataaaatggcaaccaaggtaatcaaaaagctCAACCAacaaacaagatttctctacagaatctcctctctggtcaacaaaagcaccatgaggattctggcgggaactctcgttcaaccctttttcgattacgcatgcacctcctggtaccctagcacctccaaaaccctcaaatctaaactccaaacatcccaaaacaagctagtcaggttacttctagacctccaccccagatcccacctcactcctacccacttctctaaagtgggctggctcaaggtggaggacagagtaaaacaacttgcactgagcctagtctataaaatccactacacctccctgataccgaagtacatgtcaaactacttccttaacgtaaatgaccgccataaccacaacaccaaggggagctccactaaccacgttaaacccagattccgatctaacaaaggtcttaactcattctctttctatgccacatcaatgtggaatgcactcccaacatgtattaaagaaagggcatctctatcctccttcaaaaccgcaataaaagtacacctccaggcaactacaaccctaaactaacaccctccccggattgttaataatcaaatgtaaacaatcaaatgcagatactttttcttatgccttctgatctctctctctctctctctctctttctctctctctctctatgtccactactagcTGTACCaaatcagacctacactgttccaatatccatttatctgttctcaattgttgatgactgatgataacaaccaaacctaacccccctccacccggattgtaaat is part of the Entelurus aequoreus isolate RoL-2023_Sb linkage group LG22, RoL_Eaeq_v1.1, whole genome shotgun sequence genome and encodes:
- the dpy30 gene encoding protein dpy-30 homolog isoform X1, whose translation is MADDPTEAEHSMEHANQASENPHAEFGLTDNIQRTLEQEKTSSDKMSKNKVDLQALPTRAYLDQTVVPILLQALSVLAKERPPNPIEYLAAFLLKNKSQFDERS
- the dpy30 gene encoding protein dpy-30 homolog isoform X3, which produces MEHANQASENPHAEFGLTDNIQRTLEQEKTSSDKMSKNKVDLQALPTRAYLDQTVVPILLQALSVLAKERPPNPIEYLAAFLLKNKSQFDERS
- the dpy30 gene encoding protein dpy-30 homolog isoform X2, producing MADDPTEAEHSMEHANASENPHAEFGLTDNIQRTLEQEKTSSDKMSKNKVDLQALPTRAYLDQTVVPILLQALSVLAKERPPNPIEYLAAFLLKNKSQFDERS